The following are encoded in a window of Colletotrichum lupini chromosome 3, complete sequence genomic DNA:
- a CDS encoding GTPase-activator protein for Ras-like GTPase, whose product MSSYDGSRSARQSKRYSMSALYMSMSANETDLEIEDDLAKAQKILRELKSKISSQSKKNFVLEKDVRYLDSRIALLIQNRMALEEQNEVASHLEDATDMQEGAFPNDDKTQKYGNLMFLLQSEPRHIAHLCRLVSMSEIDSLLQTVMFTIYGNQYESREEHLLLTMFQSVLTYQFDNTPEYSSLLRANTPVSRMMTTYTRRGPGQSFLKSVLADRINSLIELKDLDLEINPLKVYERMIEQIEEDTGSLPASLPKGVTAEQAAENPQVQAIIEPRLTMLTEIANGFLTTIIDGLDEAPYGIRWICKQIRSLTKRKYPDANDQVICTLIGGFFFLRFINPAIVTPKSYMLIDGQPADRPRRTLTLIAKMLQNLANKPSYAKEPYMAKLQPFIYQNKERINKFMLDLCEVGDFYESLEMDNYVALSKKDLELSITLNEIYAMHGLIEKHNGELCKDDNSHLGIIMSELGGAPPQVPRKENRAINLPLFSRWETAIDDLTAALDITQEEVYFMEAKSVFVQIMRSIPSNSSVARRPLRLERIADAAATSRNDAVMVRKGIRAMELLSQLQELKVIDKSDQFGLLRDEVEQELQHLGSLKDGVIQETGKLEEVYKTIRDHNNYLVGQLETYKSYLHNVRSQSEGTKRKQQKQQVLGPYKFTHQQLEKEGVIQKSNVPDNRRANIYFNFTSPLPGTFVISLHYKGRNRGLLELDLKLDDLLEMQKDGQDDLDLEYVQFNVTKVLTLLNKRFARKKGW is encoded by the exons ATGTCTTCTTACGATGGATCGCGGTCCGCCCGCCAGTCCAAGCGTTACTCCATGTCCGCGCTGTACATGTCCATGTCAGCGAACGAGACTGATCTGGAGATTGAGGATGACTTGGCCAAAG CCCAGAAGATTCTCAGAGAGCTCAAGTCCAAGATCTCTTCGCAGTCCAAAAAGAACTTCGTCCTCGAAAAGGATGTACGATATCTTGATTCACGAATCGCCCTCCTCATCCAGAACCGAATGGCTCTTGAGGAACAGAACGAAGTCGCGAGCCACTTGGAAGACGCGACGGATATGCAAGAAGGCGCCTTTCCTAACGACGACAAGACGCAAAAGTATGGCAACTTGATGTTCTTGTTGCAATCCGAGCCGAGGCATATCGCACATCTCTGCCGTCTGGTGTCAATGTCGGAAATCGACTCTCTGCTGCAGACGGTCATGTTCACCATCTACGGAAACCAGTACGAGAGTCGCGAAGAACATCTGCTCTTGACTATGTTCCAG TCTGTTCTGACCTACCAATTCGACAATACCCCCGAATATTCTTCGCTCCTGCGTGCGAACACCCCCGTCTCGAGAATGATGACCACGTATACGCGGAGAGGACCAGGACAGAGCTTTCTCAAGTCAGTTCTCGCTGATAGAATCAACAGTCTGATCGAGTTGAAGGATCTCGACCTGGAGATCAACCCCCTCAAGGTCTACGAGCGCATGATTGAGCAAATTGAGGAGGACACTGGCAGTCTGCCTGCATCGCTTCCCAAGGGCGTTACTGCTGAGCAGGCTGCGGAGAACCCCCAAGTTCAAGCCATCATCGAGCCACGTCTGACGATGCTCACCGAGATTGCTAATGGCTTCTTGACAACCATCATTGACGGACTCGACGAAGCGCCGTACGGTATTCGGTGGATTTGCAAACAGATTCGCAGCTTGACGAAGCGCAAGTACCCTGATGCCAATGATCAGGTTATTTGCACTCTTATCGGCGgattcttcttcttgcggTTCATCAACCCGGCCATCGTGACACCAAAGTCATACATGCTCATTGACGGTCAGCCGGCTGATCGCCCGAGAAGAACGCTGACTTTGATTGCAAAGATGCTACAAAATCTTGCTAACAAGCCCTCCTACGCCAAGGAGCCATACATGGCAAAGCTGCAGCCCTTCATCTACCAGAACAAGGAGCGTATCAACAAATTCATGCTTGACTTGTGTGAAGTTGGCGACTTTTATGAGAGCTTGGAAATGGATAACTACGTCGCACTCTCGAAGAAGGATTTGGAACTGTCCATCACCCTGAACGAAATCTATGCCATGCATGGCCTGATCGAGAAGCACAACGGAGAGCTCTGCAAGGATGACAACTCGCACTTGGGCATCATCATGTCCGAGCTAGGAGGCGCGCCCCCACAGGTTCCTCGCAAGGAGAACCGCGCCATCAACCTCCCCCTCTTTAGCCGATGGGAAACAGCGATCGACGACTTGACAGCGGCGCTCGACATCACGCAAGAGGAAGTGTACTTTATGGAAGCCAAGTCCGTCTTTGTGCAAATCATGCGATCGATCCCATCCAACAGCAGCGTCGCACGAAGACCTCTGCGACTCGAGCGGATTGCCGACGCCGCAGCTACGAGCCGAAACGACGCCGTCATGGTCCGTAAAGGTATCAGAGCGATGGAGCTGCTCTCACAGCTGCAGGAACTGAAAGTCATTGATAAGAGCGATCAATTCGGCCTGCTGCGTGACGAAGTCGAGCAGGAACTGCAACACCTTGGATCGCTCAAGGATGGAGTCATTCAAGAGACTGGCAAATTGGAAGAAGTCTACAAGACCATTCGCGACCACAACAACTATCTCGTTGGCCAATTGGAGACGTACAAGAGCTACCTGCACAACGTGCGTTCGCAAAGCGAGGGAACCAAGCGCAAGCAGCAGAAGCAACAGGTCCTCGGGCCTTACAAATTCACTCACCAGCAGCTGGAGAAGGAGGGTGTTATTCAAAAGAGCAACGTCCCGGACAACCGGAGGGCCAACATTTACTTCAACTTTACCAGCCCTCTGCCGGGAACCTTTGTTATCTCTCTCCACTACAAGG GACGCAACCGCGGTCTTCTTGAACTGGATCTCAAGCTTGACGACCTGCTTGAGATGCAGAAAGACGGCCAGGACGACCTAGATCTGGAGTACGTCCAGTTCAACGTCACCAAGGTTCTCACTTTGTTGAACAAGCGATTTGCGAGAAAGAAGGGGTGGTAA